The genome window GGGGCGTGTTGCGCTAAGGAGCTGGCGATAGACGTTTTCGAAGCGCTCTAAGTTGACGACGTCGGTATCGGTGACGTTGTCGAATTGGCGCCAGACGTCGTTGATTCCGATCATGATTGAGAGCCAGTCGGGCTGGTGAGCGAGCACGTCGTCGCGCCAGCGGGCTTCGAGATCGGTAATGCGATTGCCGCTAATGCCAGTATTTAAGACACGAACCCGTATTTCGGGATGGCAGGTTGCTAGTAGGCTGTTGGCTAGGTTAACGTAGCCATCGCCGAGTTCGCCACGTTCGCCGACTGGGCGCGGACGCCCACAGTCGGTGATTGAGTCGCCGATGAAAAGTAGAGTGTCTTGATCGCTAATTTTCATCGGGCATCTATGTGTGAATTACTTTGCGAGCTTCAAGAGCTCTTCAACTGCTGGCACGTCTTTGATGATCTGGCTTGGCTCGGGGCCGACGCCGATGTAGCGCAGGTTGGGAATCTTGTCCTTGTTTTGGTCGCCGTGGTTGGCGACGTCGACAAGGGCTTTGAGCATCCATGCGACGTAGTGCTTCGCTGCCTCGGGGAGGTCGGCAAAGTTACGCACGCCTGAGATGTCTTCGCTCCAGCCGGGCACCATTTTGTAAACAGGCTTGAGTGTGCGGCGATAGACGTCGTCGCGAGGCACGTGGTAAACCACCTTGCCTGCTTCGTCTTCGTAACCGATGCAGATCTGCAGCTCGCCTTGCCAGTCGCCGGAGTGGCTGAGGGCGTCGAGCTTGTTGAGCACGAGGTCTTGATAGCCGCCGTAGCGGAGGGCATCGCCTTTTTCCACTGCGTCATACCAACCAACCATGCGTTGACGGCCGGTGGTGGCACCAAACTCGATCATGCGCAGCTGCTTGCTGAGCGGGTGGTCGAGGTCGATTTCGGAAATGAATACGTGCGTGCCGACTTTGGTGTCGTAAGCCTTGCAGCAACCGACGTTATGGATGGCTTGCGCGGGGATGCCTGCGGATTGGAAGAACTCAGGTGTAAAGGTGTGCGAGGCGGTGACGTTGGGCGCGAAGCCGTGGCGTTTGTCGAGCCAGTAGGCTTGGCCGAATTCGCCGATGATGTAGTTGCCCTTGTCTTGCT of Lentimonas sp. CC4 contains these proteins:
- a CDS encoding SGNH/GDSL hydrolase family protein — encoded protein: MKISDQDTLLFIGDSITDCGRPRPVGERGELGDGYVNLANSLLATCHPEIRVRVLNTGISGNRITDLEARWRDDVLAHQPDWLSIMIGINDVWRQFDNVTDTDVVNLERFENVYRQLLSATRPNLKGLVLMTPFYLETNPADPMRAQMDAYGAVVKRLAEEFDAVFVDVQAAFDAYLEMRPTQTLCSDRVHPNQTGHLIIAKAFFNAIGAQW